In the genome of Kutzneria kofuensis, the window GTACGCCCAGGATCTCCTCGGCGTACTCACGGGCGATCAGGCGCCGGAGGTCCAGGTCGCCGAGAAGATCGGTGCCGGACGGCTGGAACTCGCCGGTGGGCACCAGCCCGTGGATGCCGCCGTTGGCGGCGACCTTGGCGGGGTCCCGCCACTGCAGCAGGAACCGCCCTTCCCGGTCGACGAGCAGGGTCTGCACGTCGGGGAGCACGGGCCGCCGCCCGAGATCGAACGGATCGCCGATGGCGGCTCGCAGCGCGGATGTGCCGGCGCAGTGCTCGTGGGCCAGTGCCTCGGCGGAGTCGAGCTTGTCGAAGTAGCTGCCGGGGCCGAAGGTGAGATGTCCGGGAGACACCGCGAGCAGCCGGTAGCAGGGGCGGTTCTCGAACAGGGTGGGCCGGTCGAGGGCGCCGATGGCGGCGCTGTAGGAGGACAAGCCCGCAGGCAGGAAGTCGGGGACGACGGGGTCGACCGGCGGGGAGAGAGCCCACGACAACCGCAGGTCGTCGAGGGGGATGGGCTCGTCCGGTACCGACAGGGTCAGGAAGGGAGTGCCGGCCACGGACCAGTCGGCCGGGTACAACCGGGCGGCGGAGTGGGAAAGTGGGCCGCGCGAGCGGTTGAGACAGCGGCGGACGGCGAGCCACTGGTCTACCGGGACAACCACGCGTACCAGTCTGGCAGCCCCTCACCGGTCCGGGCGGACACCGGCAGCACGGGGGCGTGCGGATTGACCTGGCGCAGGCACCGCAGGAACCGGCCCGAGGAGAAGTCCAGGTACGGCAGCAGATCCACCTTGTTGAGCAGCACGACGTCACCGGTGCGGACCAGGTGCGGGTACTTGAGCGGCTTGTCCTCGCCCTCGGTCACGGAGAGGATCACGACCCGGGCGGTCTCGCCGAGGTCGAACAGGGCGGGGCAGACGAGGTTGCCGACGTTCTCGACGAACACGAGCGAGCCGGCGGGGGGTTCGAGTTCGGCCAGGGCCTTGCGCACCATGACGGCGTCGAGGTGGCAGCCGGCGCCGGTGTTGACCTGCACGGCCGGAACCCCGGTGGCGCGGATGCGGTCGGCGTCGTAGGTGGTCTCCTGATCACCCTCGATCACCGAGCACGGCACGCCGAGCTCACGGACGGTCCGCTCCAGCAGCGTGGTCTTCCCGGAGCCGGGAGAGCTCATCAGGTTGTAGGCCCGAACGCCCAGCGAGCCCAGCCACTCCCGGGTGTGGGCGGCCAGGTGGTCGTTGCGGGCCAGCAGCCGCTCCTCCAGGTTGATCACCGTGCCATGGGAGTGATCCTCACACCCGCACGTCGCGCACATCGGGCAGCACCTCCCCGGGAGCCAGTTGAACGGCCTTGATCAGCAGCTCCGTGCCGGCCAGCACCTCGACGTCGCTGGAACCGCACGGGCACAACAGGATCGGGTCGTCGGAGGCGAAGGAAGCGGAGCAGTCCCGGCAGCGCGCCCGGCCGCCGGGCTCCTCGATCTCCAGCCGGGCGCCCTCCAGCGGCGTGCCTGCGACGACGAGGTCGAAGCAGAACCGCACGGAATCCACCACGACGCCGGACAGCTTGCCGATCTCCAGCCGCACCATCACCACCCGGCGCGGGCCGAGCCGATCGGTGATCGCCTCCACGACCCCCTGCGTCAACGACAACTCGTGCATTTGACATCCTCCCCGGTGTGAACGCTGGGGATTCCCACGCGGCTACTCCGCGTCCGGGATGGTTCCTGCTTCCTCACCCTGCGCCTCCCCGCAAGGAGGACTTACCCAGGCTCCGCAGGCGTTTCGCCTCTCCGCCTGTCCGGCGGCGAGGATGTTCCGCGCGGCGTTCGCGTCCCGATCGTGCGCGGCCGCGCACCCGGGGCACGTCCACGCGCGAACGCTCAGCGGCATGGTGTCCATGACATGCCCACAGGCCGAGCACGTCTTGCTGGATGGCAGCCAGCGGGACACCGTCACCACGGTGCGACCGTACCGCTCGGCTTTCTCCTCCAGCAGCCGCACGAACTGCGCCCACCCCGCATCGTGGATCGCCCGCGCCAGCCGCCGGTTGCGCACCATGCCAGTGATGTTCAGGCCCTCGATGTGGACCGCTTGGTTGTCGCGGACCAGAGTGAGGGCCTGCTTGTGGTGGTAGTCCCGCCGGGCACGGGCCACCTTGCCATGCTGTATTGCGACTTTGCGACGGGTCTTCGCCCGATTGCTGCCGCTTTTGGCGCGGCGGGCCTTCTCCCGCTCCAGCCGGGCCAGCTTCCGCAGCTTGCGCGCCAGGTGCTTCGGGTTGGGAATGTCCAGCCTCGCCCCGTCGCTGGTGGCGACCGTCGCCAACCGTGCGATCCCCAGATCCAGACCGGCTTCCCGATCCAGCGGCGGCAGCGGGGTTGGGGCGACCTCCACCACGAACGAGGCGTAGTAGTGCCCGTCCGGCTCGCGGATGATCGTGACCGACGACGGCTCCGATGGCAGATCCCGGGACCAGCGGACCGTCACGTCCCCGATCTTCGCCAGGCACAGCCGACCGTTCGGGCGCAGGCTGAACCCGTTGCGAGTGAGCCGAAACGACTGCCGAGTGTCCTTGCGGGACTTGAACCTCGGCCGCCCCACCTTCCGGCCTGCGCGGCGCTTGGCCAGCGAGTCGAACCAGTTCTGGTAGGCGCGGTGCGCGTCCCGCACCGACTGCACCAACGCCACGCTGGCCACCTCGGACAACCACGCCCGCGCCTGGCCGGTCTTGGCGTGGGTGATCACCCTGCGCTGCACCTCGGTCGGGGACAGCTTCTCTCCGGCTTGCCACGCCTGCTCCCGGCAGCGGATAGCGTCGTTGAACACCACCCGGGCGCAGCCGAACGTGCGCGCCAGCATCTGCCGTTGAGCCGGGGTAGGCTCGATCCGGTAGCGATACCTGGCCTGCACCATCATAGTATATCGAACGCGGGTTCGACCCGATCGCTGGGGTGTCCCTGTTTCCGCGGCTCGCCCAGCATGCCGGCCGCTCTGCGGGCCGGACGGGCACGGAGCGACTATCCCCGGCCTGAAGAAGGCCGGGGATAGCGCCGATTCAAGCTCGGTCAACAGATCCGTGGCAGGGGGTCGCCGACGAGCATGTCCACGATCCGCGTCCCGCCGAAGGCGGTGTTGAGCAGCACCATCCCGGGCTGGTCGGCCTCGACCCGCCCGATCACGGCCGCCTGCGCGCCCAGCGGATGCGCCCGCATCGCCGTCAGCGCCGCATCGGCGTGGTCAGCGGCGACCGCCGCGACCAACCGGCCCTCGCACGCCACGTACAGGGGGTCGATGCCCAGCAGCTCACTCGCGCCCCGGACTTCGGCCTTCACCGGGATCGCGTCCTCGTCGACGATCACCGACACCTGCGCGTCGGTGGCCATCTCGTTCAGGATCGTCGCGACCCCGCCACGAGTGGCGTCCCGCATCGCGTGCACGCCGCCGCACGCCGCCAGCAGCTCCGCGACCAGCCCGTTCAACGGGGCGGTGTCCGACGACAGGTCGGCCTCGATGTCCAGCTCGCCCCGCGCCAGCATGATCGTCACGCCGTGCTCGCCGATCGGCCCCGACACGATGACCACGTCGCCGGGTCGGACCGCCGCCATGCCCAACTCGCCGGAACCCTCGACCACGCCGACGCCAGCGGTGTTGACGTAGCAGCCGTCGGCCTTGCCACGCTGCACGACCTTGGTGTCCCCGGTGACGATCGCGACCCCCGCGCGGTCCGCCGCGGCCCGCATGGACGCCACGATCCGGGTCAGCTCCGCGATCGGGAAGCCCTCCTCCAGGATGAACCCGCAGGTCAGGTACAGCGGCGTCGCCCCGGACACGGCCAGGTCGTTCACGGTCCCGTTCACCGCGAGATCCCCGATGTTCCCGCCGGGGAAGAACAGCGGCGACACCACATAGGAATCGGTGGTCAGCGCCAGCCGCGCGTCCCCGACCCGCAGCCGGGCGGCGTCCTCCAGCGGCGCCAGCAGCGGATTGCCGAACGCGTCCAGGAACACCGCCTCGATCAGGGTGTGGGTGGCCTTGCCGCCGGAGCCGTGCGACAGCGTGACCCGCTCCTCCCGGACCTTCGCCGGCCGCCGCCGCTGCCGCTCGATCCGGTCCAGCACCTGCCGCTCACGATCGATCATCCGATCGACACCTCCTGCACCCGCTTGCGGCTGAACCGGCCGAAGTTGTAGTACGCGGCGCAGGCGCCCTCCGGGGAGACCATGCACGTGCCGATCGGGGTCTCCGGCGTGCAGGCGGTGCCGAACACCTTGCACTCCCACGGCTTCAACACGCCCTTGAGCACCTCGCCGCACTGGCACGCCTTCGGATCGGCCACCCGCAGCCCCGGCACCTCGAACCGCGCCTCGGCGTCGAACGCCGCGTACTCGTCGCGGATGCGCAGCGCCGAGTGCGAGATGAACCCCAGGCCCCGCCACTCGAAGTACGGCCGCAGCCGCATCGTCTGGTTGATCACCCGCAGCGCCACCGGGTTGCCCGGCCACGGCACCACCCGCGAGTACTGGTTCTCCACCACCGACCGGCCCTCACGCAGCTGCAGCATGAGCAGGTAGACCGACTGCAGGATGTCCAGCGGCTCGAACCCGGACACCACCACCGGCTTGCCGTACTCGGCGGCGATGAACTCGTACGGCCGGCAGCCGATCACCGTCGACACGTGCCCGGGGCCGATGAAGCCGTCCAGGCGCAGGTCGGGGGAGTCCAGGATGGCCTTGATCGCCGGGATGATCGTGACGTGGTTGCAGAACACCGAGAAGTTGTCCAACCCCTCGGCGGCCGCCCGCAACAGCGTCATCGCCGTGGACGGCGCGGTGGTCTCGAACCCGATCGCCATGAACACGACCTGCCGGTCCGGGTGCTGCCGGGCCAGCTTCAGCGAGTCCAGCGGCGAGTACACCATCCGGATGTTCGTGCCCTCGGCGTTGGAGTCGAAGAAGTTCCCGCCGCTGCCGGGCACCCGCATCATGTCCCCGAAGGACGTCATCAGCACGTCGGGCCGGCGGGCGATGTGGATGGCGTCGTCGACCCGGCCCATCGGGATCACGCACACCGGGCAGCCCGGTCCGTGCACGAGCTGCACCTGCTCGGGCAGGTAGTCCTCCAGGCCGTGCTTGTAGATGGTGTGGGTGTGCCCGCCGCAGACCTCCATGAACTTGTAGCGGCGGCCCGGCTGGCACAGCCCGGCGATCTTCGACGCCAGCGCCCGGGCCTTGTCGGCGTCGCGGAACTCGTCGACGAAACGCATCGCGACCCCTCCTATTCGATCCGGGAGGCGGCCAGCGCGGCCATCTCGTCCTCGTAGGCCTTGCCGATGGACTCCAGGAATTCCATCGCCGCCCGCGCCTCCGCCTCGTCGATCTTGGACAGCGCGAAGCCGACGTGGATGAGCACCCAGTCGCCCGGCGC includes:
- the hypB gene encoding hydrogenase nickel incorporation protein HypB gives rise to the protein MCATCGCEDHSHGTVINLEERLLARNDHLAAHTREWLGSLGVRAYNLMSSPGSGKTTLLERTVRELGVPCSVIEGDQETTYDADRIRATGVPAVQVNTGAGCHLDAVMVRKALAELEPPAGSLVFVENVGNLVCPALFDLGETARVVILSVTEGEDKPLKYPHLVRTGDVVLLNKVDLLPYLDFSSGRFLRCLRQVNPHAPVLPVSARTGEGLPDWYAWLSR
- a CDS encoding hydrogenase maturation nickel metallochaperone HypA/HybF, with translation MHELSLTQGVVEAITDRLGPRRVVMVRLEIGKLSGVVVDSVRFCFDLVVAGTPLEGARLEIEEPGGRARCRDCSASFASDDPILLCPCGSSDVEVLAGTELLIKAVQLAPGEVLPDVRDVRV
- a CDS encoding RNA-guided endonuclease InsQ/TnpB family protein, with protein sequence MQARYRYRIEPTPAQRQMLARTFGCARVVFNDAIRCREQAWQAGEKLSPTEVQRRVITHAKTGQARAWLSEVASVALVQSVRDAHRAYQNWFDSLAKRRAGRKVGRPRFKSRKDTRQSFRLTRNGFSLRPNGRLCLAKIGDVTVRWSRDLPSEPSSVTIIREPDGHYYASFVVEVAPTPLPPLDREAGLDLGIARLATVATSDGARLDIPNPKHLARKLRKLARLEREKARRAKSGSNRAKTRRKVAIQHGKVARARRDYHHKQALTLVRDNQAVHIEGLNITGMVRNRRLARAIHDAGWAQFVRLLEEKAERYGRTVVTVSRWLPSSKTCSACGHVMDTMPLSVRAWTCPGCAAAHDRDANAARNILAAGQAERRNACGAWVSPPCGEAQGEEAGTIPDAE
- the hypE gene encoding hydrogenase expression/formation protein HypE, with the protein product MIDRERQVLDRIERQRRRPAKVREERVTLSHGSGGKATHTLIEAVFLDAFGNPLLAPLEDAARLRVGDARLALTTDSYVVSPLFFPGGNIGDLAVNGTVNDLAVSGATPLYLTCGFILEEGFPIAELTRIVASMRAAADRAGVAIVTGDTKVVQRGKADGCYVNTAGVGVVEGSGELGMAAVRPGDVVIVSGPIGEHGVTIMLARGELDIEADLSSDTAPLNGLVAELLAACGGVHAMRDATRGGVATILNEMATDAQVSVIVDEDAIPVKAEVRGASELLGIDPLYVACEGRLVAAVAADHADAALTAMRAHPLGAQAAVIGRVEADQPGMVLLNTAFGGTRIVDMLVGDPLPRIC
- the hypD gene encoding hydrogenase formation protein HypD, coding for MRFVDEFRDADKARALASKIAGLCQPGRRYKFMEVCGGHTHTIYKHGLEDYLPEQVQLVHGPGCPVCVIPMGRVDDAIHIARRPDVLMTSFGDMMRVPGSGGNFFDSNAEGTNIRMVYSPLDSLKLARQHPDRQVVFMAIGFETTAPSTAMTLLRAAAEGLDNFSVFCNHVTIIPAIKAILDSPDLRLDGFIGPGHVSTVIGCRPYEFIAAEYGKPVVVSGFEPLDILQSVYLLMLQLREGRSVVENQYSRVVPWPGNPVALRVINQTMRLRPYFEWRGLGFISHSALRIRDEYAAFDAEARFEVPGLRVADPKACQCGEVLKGVLKPWECKVFGTACTPETPIGTCMVSPEGACAAYYNFGRFSRKRVQEVSIG
- a CDS encoding HypC/HybG/HupF family hydrogenase formation chaperone — protein: MCLGIPGEVIEIMADRPDLAKVDVSGVKRAINIGLLEGEEVAPGDWVLIHVGFALSKIDEAEARAAMEFLESIGKAYEDEMAALAASRIE